The stretch of DNA TGTGTGCGCGACTCACTGGGCTTCCATGCGGAGAACATTCACCGCCATCCCAGCCACTATTCGGCGTTGCGGCACCTCGGTCCGCGGTTCGTGGCCCAGTACCAGGAGCgtgtgggtgcgggtgtgTACTTCAACACGCTGGTGCCGCTGCAAGACCTAGGCCTGACCATCAAGTACGGCGTGGTGTCGCAGGAGAGCCTCATCGAGGATCTGAAGCACTGGCGGCATCTGTATCTGGCCGGGCGGCTGCAGAAGCCGGTCACAGATCTCGTCAATCCCGACGACAATCCCCTGCTGAAGTCCGCGCTTGACCAGAACCTACTGTCAGCCCTGctggtggcgctgctgctgctgcccgagaGGTTCACCGCCTACGATCTGTTCCTGGCCATTGCCGGGCTGAGCTACAAGGGCGACTTCCGCATGATTTTCGGCGAGAATAAGCAGAAGGTGCACAACATAGTGACGCCACAGATATCGGAGTTCTTCGCCCTCTACCAGCCCTCCATGAGCCGACTGGAGCCGTACCTGGCCGTCAATATGCACGGCCAAGAGCCGGGCACCCGCAAGCCGGCGATTCTCTTCGAGCAGGACAAGTCGCGCCTGGCCACGTCCCAGCACTTGCGTCGCATGCCCAAGGAGCTGCGGCGACGACTGCAAAGCAATGCCGCCAGCCGCGGCGACTTTCCCGAGGTGGTGGAGCATCTGTCGCTGTCCCCGCTGCTGCCCAAAGTGCTGCAGGCCTCCGTCAACGATATTGTGTGGCGCAGCAGCGTGACGCAGTCGGTGAAGAACATTGCCAGTGCGGGCGTCTTCAAGTCGCTGATCTACAGCTACCGCAAGGCACAAAAGACGTTTGCCGTTTagactctctctccctccctttccATATTGCTCCCGACGCTGCCATTTACCGACTAAGTTGCTTTGACCCGTCGCTTCCACGTTatgttgtttaattttaagcaCAAAAGTTGTTGTCACAATCAATACAGAAACCGCGCAAAGAACAAGCTCCCCAGCGAGTgtttttttcctgcttttcgttttataattttgattttattttctcttgcCAGCAGCGTCAGCCATGTCCAGCGATGagtgcagcagcgacagcagcagtgccagcgagGAGCGCAAGCGAAAGCACAAAAAGTCCagcaaaaagtcaaaaaagcacaaaaaggagaagaagcgtCGCCACAAGGAGAAGAAGCGCAGCAGgcgggaggaggagctgccacagGCGCTGCCCGCGTTAAAGCCAATAATCTCAGCAagtctgccgcctgctgcagaGCCAGAGGGTGCCTTTGGTGCCCCACTGCCGCCGCATCTGCGCCAGGAGGTGCAGACAGAACCGCCACAGATGATAGGCCCCGTTCTTCCCAGCGCTTTgctccaagcagcagaagagagtgccggggaggaggatgatgctgatgatgacaTGAGCGGCACCTTTGGCCCACTGCCAAATGCCACACAAGTGGAGCTCGAGGAGCGTGCGCTGGCCCTCAAGCTGTCTGTGCTGCAGGGCGGTGGCCTAGGCCCCGCCACAAATGACAAGGACGGGCGCGAGGAGTGGATGCTGGAGCTGCCCGATGTGGGCCTGAAGGGTGGCCTGGCAGCGCTGAACAACCTCAAGCGAACGTTCCACCAGGGCAAGGAGCGGCCCGATTTCAGCGATCGTTCCGAGTGGACAAAGACGCCGCAGagtgtggcagcggcggccatGGCTGGGCCGAAGCCCTGCAGCTcccaggagctggagcaaaTGGCACAGGAGCGATACGTGCAGCAGCGGGACGACGAACAGGAGCGCATGGCCAAgaagcacaaaaagaaacacaagcGGGACGAGTCACTCGTCGCCATACACCAAAAGAAGCTGCGcaaggagcaaaaggagaagGTGAGCAGCAAAGGGGcgaataatttataaattaaattaatattttgcgACTATTTGCAGGAGAAGGAACTGGCGGCTGCTGGCCTAAAGGCGGAGCGACGTCCGTTTAGCCGCGATGTGGACCTGAAGCTCAACAAGATTGACTCCAATCAAACCAAACAGATTGTGGACAAGGCCAAGATCCTCAACAGCAAGTTCTCCCGCGGGCAGTCCAAGTATCTCTGACAAATTTCGCTCtagaattatttataaatataagaaaatttgacaaaaagggaaaacctaATACTAATCAGcgctgtggcggtggcttgGGCTTTGGTATTTTGGACAGCAGCATTTGTATTTCGTCCTTCTCCTTCCAGTCCTTCCACATTTCGTACAGATTGACAATCGCGCGCACAATCTCCTGCACCTTGTCGAGGTCCACATTGAGCTCGGCGAACCACTGCTTCGTGGAGTCCTTTTGGAGTATGACACAAGCAATCTGCAggcaggcaatggcaatctGAAAGCAGAGAAATCAGCGGATGAGAGTTGCAGGCAGGGAAGAGCCTTAGGTGCAGCTTCTACCTGATACGGCGgataaagcaaacacacatcGGTGCGCAGCGAATCGTTGACAATGCGCCAGCTGAGCGTGAGCAGCTGATCCTCCTGGCCCATGTCCTGCACGAGCTGTAGCAGCGGCCGATATGGCTGGTACACAATCAGGCAGCAATCGAGATTCTCCAGCAGATAAAACTCGCACTCGAGTATGTGATTGGTGCGGTAGGGGAACTCCTGCGTGTACGCATAGCTGAACTTGGTCTTGATGGCCGACTGGCAGATGGATATCAGGCGGGAGTTGGATATGACGCCAAACTCCTCCACCTTGGAGGCCAGCAGTATGCAGGtgggcgccagcagcagcggatcGATGTTCTTCAGCGAATTGCGCGCATAGAAACGCTTAAAGTACACCGTGGCAGTGGCTATTACCTGCTGgcgcagcttcagctgctcgcCCAGCACCTGTATTACGTTGGCGAAGAATATGAACACCTTCTGGTACTCGTCCTCGTTCAGGGAGAGCAAATCGTGCTGACGCTCGCGCAGCAAGTCCTGCTTGTCCAGTATCCACTGCTGTGAGTGTGAGCTCTGCCAAAAGTTGCCAGCCATCGTACACTTAGTAGGCTGTGGGCGAAGGTATtactttttcgtttttaatcTAAATTATATGTTTTCGAGCAAGACAACAAAAccgacaacaaaacaaaaattataattttttcgGAAAACAGTGTTGAGCACCGCGCATTGTATTGTTCCAGCCCTGTCAGCTGTTCGAGCGCAGCCAACTTACGCCACCCTGTGCATGAGTGTGagctagtgtgtgtgtgtgaattttcATCTGCGCCGAAGGCAAACGTTTAAGTAATTTTAAGTTAATAAGAATTAAACGATAATAACAAACGATGGCATTGCGTGTTCTTGGAGTAACGCAGAATATGCGCTCATACCTGCGAGGCGTTGACCTCATCAAGGTAAGTCGCACTGCCCCTTCGATTACGCCGAGCAGGACACAAATTACGTAATTTGAATGCCCAACGACTGCAATTGCACTTCTTTTTGTGTTATGTGTGGCTAGCCAGGCCAGCTGGTGTGCCTGCCCAGTGTCCAGTCACAGTTCCCTCTTAAATGCGCAGACATTCCTAACTTTTCCGTGGAAAATGTCTGTGTTGTTGCACAGACTTTGAGGTTATGGTTATTAACTAATCTTTTTTGTGCGCCCACAGCGCTACAAGTCGGCGGCTACTTTGCAGAAGACACTGCTGAACATACCCGCCACGCAGGTGACCAAGCTGGACAATGGTCTGCGCGTTGCTAGCGAAGATTCTGgcgcctccaccgccaccgtcGGCCTCTGGATCGATGCTGGCTCCCGTTCCGAGAACGAGCGGAATAACGGTGTTGCCCACTTCCTGGAGCACATGGCCTTCAAGGTGAGAGTTGTCCACACAAAAACTATTTCCCATAGCTGAACCCTTTCTTGTGGTTTTTTATAGGGCACCGCCAAGCGCTCGCAGACCGATCTGGAGCTGGAGGTTGAGAATTTGGGCGCTCATCTGAATGCCTACACGTCTCGGGAGCAGACCGTCTTCTATGCCAAGTGCTTGTCGAAGGATGTGCCCAAGGCCGTTGAGATTCTGGCCGACATTATCCAGAACTCCAAGCTGGGCGAGGCTGAGATTGCGCGCGAGCGTTCGGTCATCCTGCGCGAGATGCAGGAGGTTGAGAGCAACCTCCAGGAGGTGGTCTTCGATCACCTGCATGCCACCGCCTACCAAGGCACACCCCTCGGCCAGACCATCCTTGGACCCACCAAGAATATTCAGTGCGTAAAACAGAAACCCCGAGACCCCTCGGGGCCATCGAACTCCATCTCATTTTTGTCTTTTGCGCAGATCCATTGGCAAATCCGATTTGACCGACTACATCCAGACCCACTACAAGGCCTCGCGCATTGTCCTGGCCGCTGCCGGTGGCGTCAAGCACGACGATTTGGTCAAGCTGGCCGGCTCGAACCTGGGCCGCCTAGAGGCTAGCACACTGCCACCAGAGATCACTCCCTGCCGCTTCACCGGCTCGGAGGTGCGCGTGCGCGACGATTCTCTGCCCCTGGCCCATGTGGCTGTCGCCGTCGAGGGTTGCGGCTGGACCGATCAGGATAACATCCCGCTGATGGTGGCCAACACCTTGGTGGGTGCCTGGGATCGCTCTCAGGGCGGTGGTGCCAACAATGCCTCCAACTTGGCTCGTGCCAGCGCCGAGGACAGTGAGTAGAGCAGAGTGAAAGTAGAGGCCAGAGCTAACGCTTCCATTCACAGATCTGTGCCACAGCTTCCAGTCGTTCAACACGTGCTACAAGGACACCGGTCTCTGGGGCATTTACTTCGTGTGCGATCCTCTGCAGTGTGAGGTAAGCCCAAGCCACAGATACGTGCCACAACCCCCCAGATCTAACGCTGACTTTCCCATCGGCAGGACATGATCTTCAACATTCAGACAGAGTGGATGCGCCTGTGCACCATGGTCACCGAGGCTGAGGTGGAGCGTGCCAAGAACCTGCTCAAGACcaacatgctgctgcagctggatggCACCACGCCCATTTGCGAGGACATTGGCCGTCAGATTCTGTGCTACAATCGTCGCATACCACTgcacgagctggagcagcgcaTCGACAACGTGAGCGTGTCGAATGTGCGCGATGTCGCCATGAAGTATATCTACGACAGATGCCCGGCCGTTGCCGCTGTCGGACCCGTCGAGAATCTGCCCGACTACAACAGAATTCGCTCCTCCATGTACTGGTTGAGGGTCTAAGCAACCGCGTAGCTTAATCCAAGAACAATTTCATGCTAAAAGAAACAGTAAAGTAAACCGAAAGATATCTACAATTACGATCCACTTGAAGCTTCATTTATTGATGCGAATATTTGATTGGAATGCCACTAAGGCCGGGCTGCAGCTCGGCTGGCTCCGTCTGTCCCAGTGCCGGGTCCAGGCCCTGCCAGGTGCGATCCTCGAACGTCAGCCCCGTGTTGGTGGTCATCAGCGCCATTTTGGCTTGTGTCGCCACAGCCAACGAGGCCGGATCGCCCGCTGTCTCGAGCGACGCGTTGGCTGCGCCCCGCATGCGACCGCTAACCAGGCTCACATCATGCTCGGGCACCGCCTGCTCATCGTAGGCCAGGAAGCTGCGTCCCgcgggcagcagctccttgaagTCCGTCACATACGCCTCGGGGTACTTCATGTGCCAGGCGGGATTCAGCGCCATTTCGGCCTCAAAGACGGAGACAATCGGCTTGTAGTACTCCTTGGAGTTGTACATGTTGTTGAAGGGGCAGCCGATCAGCACGAAGCAATCGATCTCCAGGAAGTTGGCCAGCTTTGCCGGATTGATGCGACCCACGGAGATCAGTTGCGTCTTGATGCCTCGACCCTTGGCCATGGCCTGGAGGCGTGCGACCACATCGAGATACCCCTCAGCCGTCAGTGTGGCCACAATCAGGCCCAGGGTCTGCGCATCCTTGCACTTCTCAATGTAGAAGTAGCGCCTGCGTATGTACTGCGCTGTCAGGGGATTCTTTGCGCTGAGCGTGCCGCTGGCTCCGTCGAAGATGTGCCACTGGAGCGCCGGCGCGGTCAGAGAGAGATTCGCAAAGCGTTGGTTATCGCAGCCGACGAATAGGCAGATGCGCTCGCTGGCCGACTTTGGATGCTGCTTGGAGGCATCCGCATCCTCCTCGGCCAGCGGGTACACCTCCAGAACGAGTTCCTTTGGCTGCAGTGCCTCCGTGAGCTGTTTGTAGAGACTGCTCTCCTCGCCCAGCTGCTCGCGCAAATGGTGATAGCCAATGTCCAGataaacacacactgcacgatCCTTGCACTCGGCCTGTAGCGAGGCGGTCAGCGTCTCCATCATCCTTGGCACATCCAGCGGCAGCTCCGGGTACATGTAGAGCACGGGCAAGCGGCTGGCCTTGCTCTGGCAGGCGTTGCCAAAGTGGATAACACTGTCTGCCTCCACGTGGGCGGCTGCTATCTCGTCCACGCAACAGCTGCCGTATGTGGTGTCCGCCATAATGAACACCTTGACGTCCTCGGGAGCCAGCAGTTCCTTCAGGCTGACGCTGATGGCATTGCTGTGCGGCAAATAGTCATCCGGAAATTGCAGGCAGATCTACAAATTAATGTTATATTGGTTCTTCTGGTGACACTTTCTGTACATACCCTTTTGAAGCCATTCTGTCGTATCCATCCGCTGCTCACTTTTCTGTGCGTTTCATTCCAGATTTGTTCGAATGTGACTTGCTCCTCGACCTGCAACTCTGTCTCGCGCTCCAGTGCAGCTGTGTCCGAGCTGGaaaatgcagatgcagcagaTCCAgatgctgtttctgtttgcaaTGTTGTCATTTTGGAATAGTTTTCTGCttaaaatcgcattaaaataaacaaagactCCTTTTGTTCGGCCTTGGAAATCGAATGTTATCGGTTATCGTTACTGATTGAGTGCTGCAAAAGGATCAAAGATATCAAAGAATTAAGACAAGACTAGTTTTAAAGTAGCCATTAAAATCCAtcgcattaaattaaatgttctgTGCTGAAACTCCCAGCTAGTTAGCAATATTAAAtccaatatatttattttgaggAATCTGATTTGCCTCGTATATTTGCGGTATTTTTAGAAAATAGAAGGTATCTTTTGGTATATGCCAgagggtcaggcggtatatGTGATTAATAGACTCACGGTCATACTGTGtctaaaacagaaaaaatatattgtgcaatttttagattgtgttttttctcgtagtgaaaataattaaaaaatggaAACCATAATTTTGGATAGTCCCCAAAGGGCTACACCGTTGCCGCAACGACAACCGCGGGTTATCAATACGCCCAATAAAGTAATTGGGAAGCACACTGCGCCCAAGCCAAATAATGGCCCCGATGGCAGTCCAGCCGAAAAGAAGGCACGATTCGGTGGCGCAAACAACCAGAATGGCGGCGGTCCAgtcggtggtggcggcggcgctgGACAGAATCAGAATAAGAATTTCGGAAACAAGGGTGGATTCGGCGGCAATCGAAATCGCCGTGGAGGAAACCAAAATAGACAAAATGTCCAGGGTCCCAATaacgcaaatgcaaatgtaagTGAAAAACTGATCAGAAGATCTCTCTCCAAACtcttgtatgtatgtacaccaCACATAAATGGGTTTATGTAtctaaaagaaaagaaaaaatgcaacGGGAGCTACAAGATGAAGAAAATTTAGCTGAACCCTTTCAAGAAATACGtcataaaaatgcatacatacaaatacatacatgtatgtatgtacctgtGCAACTTGCGCATGTATTGTTAGCATTTTGAGCATTAATTAGCATCTTTATTGACAAATTGGGTTTTAACAATGTAAAGTTCATTGCTCTTATTCAAACAAAAGTTGCCTTAAGCACTTTTTGAATGCCtagaaatgtacatacatacatatgtacatgcataaattatatttaattatttttggttgGGAAAGGCCTATTGGCTGGCCATCTAaaagtgaatgtgaatgtcTTATATCCACATTTTACAGAGTCATTGTGTTTAGGAGAACACTTTTTGAGGGTCAACTTTACAATTAATGGTTGATGTGGAATTTCGAAGCGAATAtcttgtttgtattttttttttgtatggatCATCAATTATGAATGGTGATTCCGGCTTTGTAATGGGAGACTTAATCTGGCACCATGTGTCCGGAGTCatgtaaacaatttgtttataaatgcatatttatttattttccaacgTGGCAACACCAATGCAAATTCTGATGACAGGTGCCAGTCTGTTACCCAACACTGTCGCCCAACTAGCGGGGTTTTATTGAATGTTTACCAAGACTTAAGggaaagagcaacaacaacaagattTGATCTCAACTTGCCGAATGTTGTATACCCTTTTACCttttacatgtatgtatatgtttagctgggaaatattttatgaaagCGAACGtttcttaaaaaaatatattgctAGAATAATGTTTTGGAACCTACTATATATCTAATGTGGATGAAGGGACGCCAATCTTGCTCATTTCTGCAAAAGGTGTAATATCCGTCTATAAAGGATAAAAAAACGTATTCTTTTTTGATGTGGTTTGGGGTTAAGGGTTAGGGATTCtgtattttattatataaCGATTTTTTATAACGATATACTTGTATAGCACTTTGTCAGTCCGTCTTcagccaaaataaatatatgctGCATGGGTTGATCTCGCGATAACATGCTACGTATAAATGTCcaaattatacaatttgtgATTTGAAAATGTACAATGCTTGGGAGCAAATAATTGGTGGCCTCGATAATTTCTTAATAactttataattattaatattgtCCTATTACACAGCCGCGCTGTGTCCTTGCCACCTATCACCGCTTTCGGTTGAGCGGAATGTTCAATAATCAATGACGAACCGGTGCACGGTTTAGTTCCATTTATTCGCTTGTTCTTTCTGCTCTAAAAATTGACATGATTCTTGCTTAATTTATTCGACGGCCACAATGGCACACCTTGCCCCTAGCTGGAATTATTTATTGCAACACACAAGATCTTTCCTCAAATCTAGTagataaatatcaaaataacaCTTTATAAAAATCGGTTGAGCCGATTCGGAGGAGTGGGACCGGgagatttttatattttagatATTCTACCCTATAAAAAAACATACGCACATTCCTGACTGGATGCAATCCATCTCTGcagtgccagttccagtccccCAGAACGTAAAGTTGTGTGTTCCCCTAGATGCTAATTGAATCGTTCTTCTCCCGGGGGACGAGACGCACTGCAGATAGGGGGGCCCAGACATATCCGTGCTTATCTTCCACAGCCTTTTCATCATTCTTCTTATACTGAtttgaaattatataaaatacacaTATAGCAAAAGCCAACAACTAATGAAGCAGTGAAGCCGGACGTCGCAAATGTCGCTGAGAAAGTTAATGAATCTGTGGCTGCCattcagcaggcagcagctccaaatgCAAACCAAGGTCCAGGGCAGGGTCAAGGACAAGGGCAAGGTGGTTTCCGCGGTGGTCCTCGAGCCGGTGGCAATAACCAaggaggcggtggtggtggcggcggtaATCATCAAGGAGGCGCCAACATTCATCCAGCAGGCGGTAACAATTATCCCGGAGGCGGTAACAATTATCAAGGAGGCGGTAACATTCATCAAGGAGGAGGCAACAATCTTCAAGGAGGTGGCGGCAATCATTTGGGAGGTGGTAACAATCATCCGGGAGGTGGTGGCAATCACCagggaggcggcggcggaggtggacgtgggcagcagcaacagcaacgtgATCGCGGTAATCGAGTTGGCGGCGGTCAACGTATGGGCGGCGGTCAAGGCGGACCCAACATGAGCATgatgggcggcggtggcggtccACGCGGTGGTGGCGGCCCCGGCGCTGGGGATGAGTTCTTTATTGGCCAACGCCTGCGGGCCATTGCAGGACCCACACTGGAACTGCCACCCGTGGAGGTGCCCGAGGAGACCAAGTTCTCTGGCCGTAATCGTCTGTATGTTGGCAATCTCACCGCCGACGTCACCGACAATGAGCTGCGCGAAATGTTCAAGCCATTCGGCGAAATTGGCGAAATCTTCTCCAACATTGACAAGAACTTCACCTTCCTTAAGGTCGATTATCACGTGAATGCCGAGAAGGCCAAGCGCGCCTTGGACGGCTCCATTCGCAAAGGTCGTCAGCTACGCGTCCGTTTCGCACCCAATGCAACCATCCTGCGCGTGAGCAACCTCACGCCATTCGTCTCCAATGAGTTGCTTTATAAATGTTTCGAGATATTCGGTCCCCTCGAACGGGCCAGCATAACCGTCGATGATCGCGGCAAGCATATGGGCGAGGGTATCGTTGAGTTTGCCAAGAAGTCTTCGGCCAGCGCCTGTCTGCGTTTGTGCAATGAGAAATGCTTCTTTTTGACTGCCTCGCTGCGCCCCTGCCTGGTGGAGCCCTTGGACGTGAATGACGATAACGATGGTCTGCCCGAGAAGGCCCTCAACAAGAAGCTGCAGGAGTTCAATCAGGAGCGCAGCGTTGGTCCTCGCTTTGCAGATCTCAATTCGTTTGAGCACGAGTACGGCTCCCGCTGGAAGCAGCTGCACGATCTCTACAAGACCAAGCAGGATGCCCTTAAGCGTGAGCTCAAAATGGAAGAAGATAAGCTGGATGCTCAGATGGAGTACGCTCGCTATGAGCAAGAGACTGAGCTCCTGCGTCAAGGTCAGTATTATCACATTGGTGGGTGGGTTGGTTTGTGattaaagccacaaaaaaaccaacttcGGGTGGGCCGAAGCTTTccataaatacaatttgttcCAAACTTCTCTGGTTGCCCTGTGCATGGCAAGACCttttttgctgtctttttGTCATGTACTCTCCGTGTTTCTCTCACTTTTAATATAGACTAGAACAAGTCTTTGGTCCATGGGTGGGCGTATTataatatattaatttatCTGTGCAGTTAGATTgttgcaacatgcaacaggGTTGTGGGTGTCCCACAGGGACATAGAATATGAAATTTTCCAACATTATTTTAAATCACTGTTCCGATACCaaaacatttcacattttggCAGAATGAGGTTGATTCCACTGTTCCGCTGTTATCGATATACGGAAACGCAATAACGCAGAATGAGCATTTACAGctgatttgtttgtgtgtgcttctgatgcgaaatatttttaatatttttgtttttgatttcgAAATATAAAGTTCCGAATTTCTTTGTTTCTGTGAATTCAGATTCAAACACACGAAAATTCtcgattttttgtttctcatAGATTCAGCAGGGCGAACAGTCTTAATCTTTAAAATCATTTAACTTATGATACGATTTTTTAAGGATTATATCTCAGATGTTTCACCGGCATGGAcagttgtttttattttttacttaCTTACTCGAGGGGCAGACATAATATTCTGCTAAATCGAATAAACGCAAATCTGCGTTAAAATTCAAAACTAGAAATAACTCCTTCCTCTTCCTTTCGACGTTTACGTGTGActatcaaaaacaaaagacaccACACATGATTTTGCATCGAGAATGGGCTctattttgtgtgttaatgTAGCCACTCGCTTATGGGAACATTTCTGTGGAGTAAACCATTCAATGATGTATGAAACTTGTACGTAACTTTGGATATTATGATGCTCCAGGCTGATAGCTGCTGAAATTGTTAAGTTATTCAAGATCTAAGCAAACGTTTCTTCTACTGAGAGTGGGGGAGGTGGTGGCAAATGTTTCTTTGAAGCAAAAGCTGTTGTTCCAAGGGATATGTGTTTGGCTTGTGGGAAAGATTCTCTGAAAGATGTTTGGTTGTCGTCCAAGAGCTTTTTCTTCTCCGTTAGGCGTGGCAATGATCGTGTCAGATCATGGCCATTTTATATGATATACCTTTGCCCTAAtagtgtgttgtgtgtattACCCTTAGAGCTGAGAAAGCGCGAAGTGGACAATGAACGCAAGAAGCTGGAACGGGAAATGCGCGAGAAGCAGGCCGAGGAAATGCGCAAGCGTGACGAGGAGACTATGCGTCGCCATCAGAACGAGATGCAGACACGCATGTCGCGCCAGGAGGAGGAAATGCGTCGTCGCCAGCAGGAGAACACATTGTTCATACAGGCACAGCAGCTGAATTCGCTGCTCGACCAGCAGGAGGGCTTCGGCGTCAATGACTCTGGGTTTGACAATTTCGGAGGCAATAGCAATTCTCCCTTCGAAGTGTTTAGAGGtaagaaataagaaataagaaaagtgaataaattaatgtttaaatgGAATCTTGTTGCTCATTaggaaacaataacaattcaaCCATGACTGGGAATAACTCTGGACCCAACAATCAGGTATGTGCATGGCACTCAgggactctctctcttattaaacaaatatatttccttTACTCTAATAGGACTCTTTCGCTTTTGAGTTTGGAGCAAACAATATGAACCAAGGTGGCAATCAGCGTGGAAATAATGGCGGCGGAAACAATGCCCCATGgggtcgtcgtcgtttctaAGACAAAAACATCACTagattaaacaaatatacaaaacacaaacacaccgaAAATGCGGATGATATAGTTAAACACTTGACGTTTTCACTCCTTTCGCgagtgaaataaatgaaacaagaaaacatgaactctgtctgtctgtctttaaTGAACTCATATTTGATAAAAATAATCTGATTTAAATATTGTAACACGATCCCCAAACGCATGAAACAATTGCCCTTGAAGCAGTATTCCCATCAACTCTTAGccgttatgtacatatttgtaatCATGATATTTTTAGAGATACGAGtacattacatacataaatatgtagtcaCTCCTTCTGCAGCATGTCTGTCTACCTTTCATTTTTTCTTGTGTATCATTCGATTCAAATATATTATGATATTGATAAAAAATTCGCCTGTTCTATTTGAATATGTTTACCAACTGATTATGAGAAAACTGTGAATGGTTCGTGAGTATTCGGGAGAGAGTGGTGCTACTGCAATAAAATTCTGCACACAAGTAGCTTCATGGAAAGTACATTCAGACGCTACAGGGTGATTAGCAGGTCACCTTTTATTCGTTTATTTGGGCATTTGCCTTGGAAAGCTCCACTTTAACTAAACTTAAAAGTCTATTGAAATATAATTCTGTACcaattttattttggaaattatttaaaatgttaatgaTGGACAATTTTAATCTGCAGTAAGAAAGATAATTTTCAAAACTTTTTTAACATAATAgttgttttaataattttaggCCATGAAAAAGGCCTTAGCATGAAATTCATTAGAGTCACTAAGTTACTTCAGGAAAAATATATAGGAAAAGGGAATAACTTTGTGGGGAACATTTgtatgaaacatttttatat from Drosophila subobscura isolate 14011-0131.10 chromosome O, UCBerk_Dsub_1.0, whole genome shotgun sequence encodes:
- the LOC117899283 gene encoding protein no-on-transient A isoform X3, with translation METIILDSPQRATPLPQRQPRVINTPNKVIGKHTAPKPNNGPDGSPAEKKARFGGANNQNGGGPVGGGGGGGNHQGGANIHPAGGNNYPGGGNNYQGGGNIHQGGGNNLQGGGGNHLGGGNNHPGGGGNHQGGGGGGGRGQQQQQRDRGNRVGGGQRMGGGQGGPNMSMMGGGGGPRGGGGPGAGDEFFIGQRLRAIAGPTLELPPVEVPEETKFSGRNRLYVGNLTADVTDNELREMFKPFGEIGEIFSNIDKNFTFLKVDYHVNAEKAKRALDGSIRKGRQLRVRFAPNATILRVSNLTPFVSNELLYKCFEIFGPLERASITVDDRGKHMGEGIVEFAKKSSASACLRLCNEKCFFLTASLRPCLVEPLDVNDDNDGLPEKALNKKLQEFNQERSVGPRFADLNSFEHEYGSRWKQLHDLYKTKQDALKRELKMEEDKLDAQMEYARYEQETELLRQELRKREVDNERKKLEREMREKQAEEMRKRDEETMRRHQNEMQTRMSRQEEEMRRRQQENTLFIQAQQLNSLLDQQEGFGVNDSGFDNFGGNSNSPFEVFRGNNNNSTMTGNNSGPNNQDSFAFEFGANNMNQGGNQRGNNGGGNNAPWGRRRF
- the LOC117899283 gene encoding protein no-on-transient A isoform X2, producing METIILDSPQRATPLPQRQPRVINTPNKVIGKHTAPKPNNGPDGSPAEKKARFGGANNQNGGGPVGGGGGAGQNQNKNFGNKGGFGGNRNRRGGNQNRQNVQGPNNANQKPTTNEAVKPDVANVAEKVNESVAAIQQAAAPNANQGPGQGQGQGQGGFRGGPRAGGNNQGGGGGGGGNHQGGANIHPAGGNNYPGGGNNYQGGGNIHQGGGNNLQGGGGNHLGGGNNHPGGGGNHQGGGGGGGRGQQQQQRDRGNRVGGGQRMGGGQGGPNMSMMGGGGGPRGGGGPGAGDEFFIGQRLRAIAGPTLELPPVEVPEETKFSGRNRLYVGNLTADVTDNELREMFKPFGEIGEIFSNIDKNFTFLKVDYHVNAEKAKRALDGSIRKGRQLRVRFAPNATILRVSNLTPFVSNELLYKCFEIFGPLERASITVDDRGKHMGEGIVEFAKKSSASACLRLCNEKCFFLTASLRPCLVEPLDVNDDNDGLPEKALNKKLQEFNQERSVGPRFADLNSFEHEYGSRWKQLHDLYKTKQDALKRELKMEEDKLDAQMEYARYEQETELLRQELRKREVDNERKKLEREMREKQAEEMRKRDEETMRRHQNEMQTRMSRQEEEMRRRQQENTLFIQAQQLNSLLDQQEGFGVNDSGFDNFGGNSNSPFEVFRGNNNNSTMTGNNSGPNNQDSFAFEFGANNMNQGGNQRGNNGGGNNAPWGRRRF
- the LOC117899283 gene encoding protein no-on-transient A isoform X1 — its product is METIILDSPQRATPLPQRQPRVINTPNKVIGKHTAPKPNNGPDGSPAEKKARFGGANNQNGGGPVGGGGGAGQNQNKNFGNKGGFGGNRNRRGGNQNRQNVQGPNNANANQKPTTNEAVKPDVANVAEKVNESVAAIQQAAAPNANQGPGQGQGQGQGGFRGGPRAGGNNQGGGGGGGGNHQGGANIHPAGGNNYPGGGNNYQGGGNIHQGGGNNLQGGGGNHLGGGNNHPGGGGNHQGGGGGGGRGQQQQQRDRGNRVGGGQRMGGGQGGPNMSMMGGGGGPRGGGGPGAGDEFFIGQRLRAIAGPTLELPPVEVPEETKFSGRNRLYVGNLTADVTDNELREMFKPFGEIGEIFSNIDKNFTFLKVDYHVNAEKAKRALDGSIRKGRQLRVRFAPNATILRVSNLTPFVSNELLYKCFEIFGPLERASITVDDRGKHMGEGIVEFAKKSSASACLRLCNEKCFFLTASLRPCLVEPLDVNDDNDGLPEKALNKKLQEFNQERSVGPRFADLNSFEHEYGSRWKQLHDLYKTKQDALKRELKMEEDKLDAQMEYARYEQETELLRQELRKREVDNERKKLEREMREKQAEEMRKRDEETMRRHQNEMQTRMSRQEEEMRRRQQENTLFIQAQQLNSLLDQQEGFGVNDSGFDNFGGNSNSPFEVFRGNNNNSTMTGNNSGPNNQDSFAFEFGANNMNQGGNQRGNNGGGNNAPWGRRRF